In Entelurus aequoreus isolate RoL-2023_Sb linkage group LG13, RoL_Eaeq_v1.1, whole genome shotgun sequence, a genomic segment contains:
- the LOC133663121 gene encoding cyclic AMP-responsive element-binding protein 1-like, with protein MKMESAAEAQQGAESAVTETEQQQVQMATLAQVSMATGHASATGPTVTLVQLPNGQTVQVHGVIQSSVIQSPQVQAVQISTIAESEDSQESVDSVTDCQKRREILSRRPSYRKILNDLSSDAPAVPRIEEEKAEEDAASAPAITTVTVPTPIYQTSSGQYIAITQGGAIQLANNGTDMQGLQALTMTNTAAAQPGATILQYAQTSDGQQILVPSNQVVVQGDVQAYQIRAAPANTITSGLVMASSPALPVQGATVEVTRKREVRLMKNREAARECRRKKKEYVKCLENRVAVLENQNKTLIEELKALKDLYCHKTD; from the exons ATGAAGATGGAGTCGGCGGCTGAGGCTCAGCAGGGGGCGGAGTCTGCCGTGACAGAGACAGAACAGCAGCAGGTGCAGATGGCCACCTTGGCGCAG GTATCCATGGCAACAGGCCACGCCTCGGCCACCGGCCCCACGGTTACGCTGGTGCAGCTTCCCAATGGACAAACAGTCCAAGTGCACGGGGTCATCCAGTCGTCCGTCATCCAGTCCCCACAAGTCCAGGCTGTGCAG ATCTCCACCATAGCAGAAAGCGAAGACTCCCAGGAGTCGGTGGACAGCGTGACTGACTGCCAGAAGAGGCGGGAGATTCTGTCGCGGCGACCTTCGTACAG GAAGATCCTCAATGACCTCTCCTCCGACGCTCCGGCCGTCCCTCGCATCGAGGAGGAGAAGGCGGAGGAGGATGCGGCCTCCGCACCCGCCATCACCACCGTCACGGTGCCCACCCCCATCTACCAGACCAGCAGCGGGCAGTACA TCGCCATCACACAAGGCGGCGCCATCCAGCTGGCCAACAACGGCACCGACATGCAGGGCCTCCAGGCTCTGACCATGACTAACACGGCCGCTGCCCAGCCGGGGGCCACCATCCTCCAGTACGCCCAGACCAGCGACGGCCAGCAGATACTGGTTCCCAGTAACCAGGTGGTAGTGCAAG gggatgtcCAGGCCTATCAGATCCGAGCGGCGCCCGCCAACACCATCACCTCCGGGCTGGTCATGGCCTCGTCACCTGCCTTGCCCGTCCAGGGCGCCACAGTAGAGGTCACCCGCAAGAGGGAGGTGCGCCTCATGAAGAACAG AGAGGCGGCCCGCGAGTGCCGCAGGAAGAAGAAGGAGTACGTCAAGTGTCTGGAGAACCGAGTGGCTGTCCTGGAGAACCAAAACAAGACGCTGATCGAAGAGCTCAAAGCCCTCAAAGACCTGTACTGTCACAAAACCGACTAA